The genomic window CTGAAGATAAGTTGCAGtccttttctttgaatttgGGGCCAAGCGTGAACTCTAAGAAGTGTGCCTGAATTTAGGTGCCAGGTCCATGGTAAATTGGGCCCCTCAAAGAGAGAACTGTGTGAGTTGGAACGTTTACTGGATGTCGTAAATGGATAAATATATCACAGCAGTTGAGAAGTGCAGTTTTAACCCTTCAAATTGTATGTACAGTCTGATCATACTACGTACACAAATTCTACACTTGACTTAAACTTAGTTCCAATTTAAACCTTGATTTTGGAAGTAGTTGTCTTGACTAATGATTTTCTGGTAGAAATGCTTCTACTGTTACTCCTTACGCTAAAGTCAAGGAGATATTTGCGGACCTGCTTATGTCTCTTGTTGACTTAAATGTGTATATTTTAAGTAATTAGTTGACTGACTTATGAACAGTGGCTTAGCACACATTTTCTGGCTTATTTCAATGGCAGTATTTACACATCATTGTTAAACTTGCCACAGCACATTTCCTATTGTCTTAGAACTGGAAAAAGTTGTTTGTTATTAGTACAGTAAAACTTCAGACATCAAAAGTGCTTTATTAAATTATACAAGGAAAATGAACCAATGTTAATGCCTGGCTTGTTTTGCATTTGATATAGTGATGATAAATCAGATTAAAAGCTGAGCTGGTTTTgtgtaattaaataataattttaaattatttggaaCTGTGTGGCCTTCTGTAAGAGAAATTAGTTGACCTGCAAAAGGTTCTCTAAAAGCTTCTcttaaatttcagttttcttggggatttttttagtAGTCAACTGGGGAGGCATGGGGGTAGGGaacaaaccaccaacaaaaacccaTGCAGGGGTTTAAATCAAGGTACATTAAATAAGGTGTAGAGCTaacattttccctttgttttctaGTTTACTTTGGAACCTTTGTGTTATCTTTATATATCATATCTAGGCAGACTGCAAGCGTTTTATCAGCTAGTTTAACTCAGCTAGTGTACATAGATTAGGCCAGTACAAGAAGCTTTTGTAAAATCAAAAGCTAAAGGAACAGTCAGATTAGCACATACATTTCTAAATTAAGCAGTGAGTTTACAGAGAAATCAAGGAACTGTTAATTGTCTTAGTTTTTTGTTATCTATTTCAGTATATCCAGCTTATGAACTTGGCTATAactcttaaatattttcagatattaATTTATAGCACAATGTTGTCTTTAGCTGCAGACCTATGTTGCAAAAACCCCTTTCAATGTAAATGGGCATTTCAGGtgttgatttctttaaaaataccacAGGTCTATTTAATAATATAGTAATAATGTTATCAAGTATATCATTATCAAATAATAATTTGTGTTCTCACTTTTGAAGTGATACTAGAGTGGTGTGTATTTTCTTGTAGATGTCCTTCAAATATCTGTGTGTGTTTCTTACAGGAGCTAAGTGACCTGCAGCGAGACCCACCAGCCCACTGTTCTGCTGGACCTGTTGGAGATGACCGTAAGCTCTTCGTAGTACAGTGTCACAGTTGACTTTTCTTCGGTTAAGAAAAGGCTTGGAAAATCTCTAATTCTTGTATGTTTTTGACTTTCAGTGTTTCATTGGCAAGCAACAATTATGGGACCTGTAAGTATCTAATTTGTGCCCCTTAGAAAGTAGaccttgtttccttttctgttacGGAAGGATTCATTTGGGTTTCTGTAAACATGGCAGTCGAATTCAGCTGTGCTGTGTACAGATTAAAGATTTATGGTGGCATTGTTGTTCTTAGTAGTCTGGTACCAGTTTCTGTAACTGTTCAAAAATCTGTCCTCTTCATGAAGTTAGCTGCAATGTTTGAATTGGTGATGTGGGCTGCAAAGCAAATAGCTTGCTTTTCAAAGCTGATAGTTTCAATTCTGGAAGATTCATCCATCTGAAAGGAGGAAGAGTGGGAGTAAGCCAGTGTTAAAGCTGGTGACTGTGAACAGGAGTGATGTTGCACAGGGTGATTTTGGGGCTTTTAGAGCTTATTTGACAGCTGTGATGTGGCTCTGGCAAAAACAGATGGCTTTTGCAAACTGTAGACTAGCAACTGTGTGTACTTTGGGTTTCTGTGTAAGAAAGGCGTGTTTTCCTTGGGTTGAGGGAGATCTCTAAAGACCCCATTTATGACACTTGTTAAGGAAATTATATAAGAAAGGACAATAAAGCTTAAGAACAGAaagatttaaaggaaaactgaaaaaaagtttcagCATAAAGAATAAAGAACATGACCTGAAGGAAGGGGCGTTTATTAGTATCATGGTACAGAATATGAATCCctagtggttttgttttggactTACTAATTTGGAAAGAAGAGTTGCTGATTCAGATGATGAGCTGAACCACTGTGTGAGTTGAAATTTTGAGACCATGCTTAATCCATTAAGATTCAGCATCACGTGGTGGAGAAAAAGTGGAATTGTGACTGCTTTGAGgctatttctgcattttcagcacagctgctctgaagAGGTGAAAGATCAGTTACTAATTTGCCAGCGGTATGCTGGAATCTGTTGTCCAACTTGTCAGTGGCCCAGCAGCAACTGAAATGATTGCGGCAAGTTTTTCTGTAGGATACTAATGCTTTTACCATTTTGCTTTAACAACTGTGTTCTTTCACATACAAAGTCATTCTGACCCTTGCCCTTCTGTGCTGCTTAAAGGTGAATGGCAAAACagcaaagaaggaaacaaaagcttATGTGCTGATTGCCACCCATAACGTCTGTCCTGAATGACTCTGACAACCTGAGTAAGGATAATACTAGCATATAAATCCCAACCTAAAttcagttggggtttttttgagcttGCAGTTCACCTTCCATATTCTCTAGTGGAAAATACTCTTTTCTTTACTTCAGGTTCCTCAGATTTCTCTAGTTAAAGATACGAATGAGCATCTCTTGCCAACCGTTCTCAGCTGTATCTGCTGACAAGAAAAGAACACAGTCAGCATGTTAATCCTTTGTCTTGGTAACATAAGGAAATAGGGATGCACATCCTGTCTGTTTCCTGATGGCCTGAGGGAAGCACAGGACTAAAGCTTACCTTCAGAATTCACTTCATATGTGCGGAAGTAGGGTAGCCTTTTCTCCTGTCTATGGGCATCATCAATTTGTTTTACGTACCTTACTCACAAAACATGCTGTGACTTCATTTTGTCTTCTGTCTGACACTGAACTTGCCTTACGCTGCAACGCTATCTGCGTTTTGAGTGTGTAAGATGACATGTCTTAGTGGACCATTTGTGACTTTACTTCTTACATTAATCtcaaaaactgtaatttttgctCATTTCCAAGGTAAATGTTTTATTCAATAAACAGGCTGCCTCTGCTTCCgtaggaaaacacaaaaacttcttctgcagcttggcTGAGATTGAGTTCctctgttgctgttttaaaCTTACCAAGTAATGAGAaaggttttcttctccttcccttaaTCAGAAATGGCAGCACTGCTCTCTGCCACCTAGCTTTGAGACTTTTCCCTTCACTTTCCTggttaataaaaatgaaagatttccGCAACAGATGACTGCAGCAAAGTTATTTCTATCTATTAACTGTGTGCAACCTGGACTTAAACCTGTGCACATGTTCTCTAACAAAATGCATGTTCACAGATTTGTGCAGGTCACAAAGATgttgtgtgttttaaaactcCCTGATGTCATCATGATCAACTGAATTATGTTGGAAAATCCTACTCTTTGCATCTGCAAAGAGAAACCACTTCTTAAGGTAAGTATATTTGTAGCCTAAGGATGGAGGCAGATCAGAGCAGCTGTGGTGTTGCACAGAGACAGGATTTGGAAGACCTGCTCTGGGTTTTGTATTCCCCTTGGTGCGGTGGAGCTGATGGATCAGCAGTTTTGTAGCTCCACCAGTCAAACACTGCTCCCTTCCGTTCTCTCCTCAAGAAGGGCAGCACTCAGTAGCCATGTTGTGCCACTGCAGTAGTAGTCATGGTTGGCTCTACTGTAGGTCGGCAGGCCAGTGGGAGAGTTCAGTTCCTGCTGTGCCTTCCCAGTACACAGCCCCTAGCGGGCTGGGGCTCACAGCATGGGCTGtgtactggggaaaaaaatggattttctaAGATACTCACAGCTTTGGGAGGTTATCTGTGTTCAGAAGGGAAACtccaaaataactgaaatatattaatatatatgttttgctctgttttttccccagcctgACAGTGCATATCAAGGGGGAGTATTTTTTCTCACAGTACACTTTCCAACAGACTATCCATTCAAACCACCAAAGGTAAGTCCTGTCTCTCAAAACTTGTGCAATGTTTTGGTCAAACCTTTGTTTCTGTGTCTTAGTTTTTTGAGGCTTAATTTTGGAAGTTAAAACCAGAAAGGCCATCGGTAGAATGCACGTTCATAGTGGATGAACAGATGAGACTGTACAATAGATTGTGTTGGTAGATCTCGTATGACTGAAACTTGAAGGGACAATGATAATGGTTCCAAATGTAATAAACAGAATTTGAtgtcacttgtttttttttttttaattccagattGCTTTTACAACAAAAATATACCACCCAAACATAAACAGTAACGGCAGTATTTGTCTTGATATCCTGAGATCACAATGGTCGCCAGCTCTGACTGTATCTAAAGGTAAACTCACAGATTTGCTAATGGATTCATGAGATCGCATACGCTGCCATGGCGCGCTATTGTGTATTACCGCACTGTCTAAGCGTGGCAGTGGGAACTCAATTATTCTGCGTGTTACAGAGTGGCAAATTCCATTGGAATTCTTTTTATGATCCAAGGTCTTGCACGGTTTATTCGGAGTGTCAcattacataaaatattatGTGCATGGTGAAGTGTTCTAAGACAAGTTGTGTAAGATAATAAATGTCCCATTAGCCTGAAATGCAACTTCTGTATTGTAGCTGACCTGACTGTGCATGCAGAACTGAGGTGAAACTGGTGAACAGAgcttcaaaattaaattaatttggatGTAAGTGGAAAACCTTGATACTGACATGTGTGGGCTTACCTAATTTTATGTTTATTGATGGCTCTTTGGGTTGCCTGAGCATCCTTGTGTAGGCTAAGGTCTTAAttgcactttattttaaaagaagataagTTGTTCTGGCTTGCATTCCTCTGTaagatgaatattttaaaatgtagctgcTTTCAAAGTAATCattaaaagatttattaaaatattctagTCCTGTAGTTAAACTTTCTCAAGTTGAACCCTGTAGATTTTTAGAACATTGAGTGTACAGTTAAGCAGTTCTTTTGTTGTAGGCATTTTTCGTCACTTCAAAAGCTGCTTAAAATGTGGGTGCTATCATTGTTTTTTCTCACCCATCTTCAAAATGCTTAGGCACACTCTTAGTCGTATTACAGAAAGTTCTCATGTGACTCAAAAGGTTAAACAGTATCACATCTTGCTTGTGTGCTTGAGAGCTCTCTAAACCACGTGTCTTTTTTTAGAACAGTGTCATTGCAATTGGTGTAcaagtaaggggaaaaaaattgttagtCTTTGTCCAATGGAAATTGCTCTATGCCAGTGCAATTGCTACAGCTCCTTGGaagagcagcttctgctcatGCGTAACAACTCTGTGCAGTAGTCTCACAAGCTAAATAAAAATCTAAGTTTAATACCACTAAAACACTAGTTGATGTAGTTGCTGAAGACATGAATTACTGTTGTGTGTAGTTGGTATTAACTTTCCACAGAAATTGGTTGACTGTTTTATGGCTGAGAAaaaattttcttgtttctaGTTATTTAGAAGGTATTTAGCAAATGAGAGTTGGCACTTCTATCATGTTTA from Phalacrocorax carbo chromosome 13, bPhaCar2.1, whole genome shotgun sequence includes these protein-coding regions:
- the UBE2D1 gene encoding ubiquitin-conjugating enzyme E2 D1 isoform X1, which translates into the protein MALKRIQKELSDLQRDPPAHCSAGPVGDDLFHWQATIMGPPDSAYQGGVFFLTVHFPTDYPFKPPKIAFTTKIYHPNINSNGSICLDILRSQWSPALTVSKVLLSICSLLCDPNPDDPLVPDIAQIYKSDKEKYNRHAREWTQKYAM
- the UBE2D1 gene encoding ubiquitin-conjugating enzyme E2 D1 isoform X3, whose product is MGPPDSAYQGGVFFLTVHFPTDYPFKPPKIAFTTKIYHPNINSNGSICLDILRSQWSPALTVSKVLLSICSLLCDPNPDDPLVPDIAQIYKSDKEKYNRHAREWTQKYAM
- the UBE2D1 gene encoding ubiquitin-conjugating enzyme E2 D1 isoform X2 — protein: MLENPTLCICKEKPLLKPDSAYQGGVFFLTVHFPTDYPFKPPKIAFTTKIYHPNINSNGSICLDILRSQWSPALTVSKVLLSICSLLCDPNPDDPLVPDIAQIYKSDKEKYNRHAREWTQKYAM